In Paeniglutamicibacter kerguelensis, one genomic interval encodes:
- a CDS encoding class I SAM-dependent methyltransferase gives MPEIFKPHPTETPRPIPSLPARAFTMSAARRNELATAFRAGGKHYDAVRPSYPAAALDFMVPPRARDAVDVGAGTGIFTAMLLGRGLRVRAVEPSTDMLTVLRTRLPEVIAAEGTGEHTGLEADSADVITYAQAWHWVDPKQASIEAARILRSGGLLSLVWNQLDVSVSWVHRLARIMHAGDVHRPDFQPPLGQEFFAPEPGQWTWNQELTGEQIIELAKSRSYYLRASAATRSRVESNLSWYLYDHLGHEEDTPITVPYLTHAWRARLR, from the coding sequence ATGCCTGAGATTTTCAAACCGCACCCCACCGAGACCCCGCGCCCCATCCCGTCGCTTCCCGCACGGGCCTTTACGATGAGCGCGGCTCGGCGCAACGAACTGGCAACTGCATTCCGCGCCGGTGGAAAGCACTACGACGCGGTGCGCCCCTCCTACCCGGCCGCGGCACTTGACTTCATGGTGCCGCCGCGCGCCCGCGACGCCGTGGACGTCGGTGCCGGCACCGGCATCTTCACCGCGATGCTGCTGGGCCGCGGCCTGCGCGTGCGCGCCGTCGAGCCCTCCACCGACATGCTAACCGTGCTGCGCACCCGGCTTCCGGAGGTCATTGCAGCCGAGGGCACGGGCGAACACACCGGGCTGGAGGCCGACAGCGCCGACGTCATCACCTACGCCCAGGCCTGGCACTGGGTCGACCCGAAGCAGGCAAGCATCGAGGCTGCACGGATCCTGCGCAGCGGAGGGCTGTTGTCGCTGGTCTGGAACCAGTTGGATGTCTCGGTGTCCTGGGTCCACCGTCTGGCACGCATCATGCATGCGGGCGACGTGCACAGGCCAGACTTCCAGCCACCGCTTGGCCAGGAGTTCTTTGCCCCCGAACCGGGGCAGTGGACCTGGAACCAGGAACTGACGGGCGAGCAGATCATCGAGCTGGCCAAGTCCCGCAGTTACTATCTGCGCGCAAGTGCTGCCACCCGGTCGCGGGTCGAATCGAACCTGTCCTGGTACCTCTACGACCACCTGGGCCACGAGGAAGACACACCGATCACGGTGCCGTACCTGACGCATGCCTGGCGGGCCCGCCTGCGCTGA
- the rpsO gene encoding 30S ribosomal protein S15 — protein sequence MALDAAIKQEIMKAYATSEGDTGSPEVQVAVMSRRISDLTEHLKMHKHDHHTRRGLMALVGRRRRMLAYLKGTDIARYRALIERLGLRR from the coding sequence GTGGCATTAGACGCCGCTATCAAGCAGGAAATCATGAAGGCCTACGCCACCAGCGAAGGCGACACCGGTTCACCGGAGGTCCAGGTTGCTGTTATGTCACGTCGTATTTCCGACCTGACCGAGCACCTGAAGATGCACAAGCACGATCACCACACCCGCCGCGGCCTGATGGCCTTGGTTGGTCGTCGTCGCCGTATGCTTGCATACCTCAAGGGCACCGACATTGCACGCTACCGTGCACTGATCGAGCGCCTCGGCCTGCGTCGCTAG
- a CDS encoding YceI family protein, whose product MTDQPAPARRKKTRLIWIIPVVVALIIAGVFIGSRIYADTISAQAEDVPKLTATPSGGASSNAGSTGSASTPADFAGTWTIGTGSYAGYRLDEVLNGSDVTVTGRTEDVSGSLTVQDNTLTDAKLALKVDTITTDSDRRDSYFRTSAIDTSQHPEATFTLTDPVELIGSADGTTQTFSITGDLTINGQTRTITANVQSAFSDGAAQLVGQIPVTWAEFGVAAPDLGFVSVEDSGFIEFSLDVTQN is encoded by the coding sequence ATGACGGACCAGCCAGCACCCGCCCGCCGCAAGAAGACGCGCCTGATCTGGATCATCCCCGTGGTAGTCGCCTTGATCATCGCCGGCGTATTCATCGGCAGCCGCATCTATGCGGATACCATCTCCGCTCAGGCCGAAGATGTGCCGAAACTTACCGCTACACCGAGCGGTGGAGCGTCGAGCAATGCAGGATCCACGGGTTCGGCGTCAACTCCAGCGGACTTCGCAGGAACCTGGACCATTGGCACTGGCTCTTATGCCGGCTACCGCCTTGATGAGGTCCTCAATGGTTCCGACGTGACAGTGACGGGTCGCACCGAGGACGTCAGCGGATCGTTGACCGTCCAGGACAATACGCTTACGGACGCCAAGCTGGCATTGAAGGTGGACACCATCACCACGGACTCAGATAGACGCGATTCGTATTTCCGCACCTCTGCGATTGATACCTCGCAGCACCCCGAAGCGACCTTCACGCTGACCGATCCGGTGGAGCTGATCGGGTCAGCCGACGGCACCACGCAGACCTTTTCGATCACCGGAGACCTAACCATCAATGGCCAGACTCGGACCATTACCGCCAATGTGCAGAGCGCGTTCAGCGATGGTGCGGCGCAGCTGGTTGGCCAGATTCCCGTGACTTGGGCCGAATTTGGAGTCGCGGCGCCGGATCTTGGGTTCGTCTCCGTGGAGGACTCCGGTTTTATCGAGTTTTCCTTGGACGTGACTCAAAACTAA
- a CDS encoding isochorismatase family protein: MEKKTQPEPVRDQKQDRLLTPQNCVLALIDFQPEQYGTVTSTTRERIDLNVGALCRIAMKYDIPVVLSTVGVDLGVNQGTAQEIRDQLPGVQEIDRTGVNAWEDADFRSAIETTGRRKVVIAGLWTEVCLAFPTLDMLAEGYEVFPVADAVGGISQTSHDRAFDRMIAAGAQPVTAISFGGEIMRNWARGDSDNLREVMNWYFPRKHELDQAGK; this comes from the coding sequence ATGGAAAAGAAGACCCAACCGGAACCCGTCCGCGACCAGAAGCAGGATCGCCTGCTGACACCGCAGAACTGCGTGCTGGCGCTGATCGACTTCCAGCCCGAGCAATACGGGACGGTCACCTCCACGACCAGGGAGCGCATCGACCTCAACGTGGGCGCCCTCTGCCGGATCGCGATGAAATACGACATCCCGGTGGTCCTCTCAACCGTCGGCGTGGACCTTGGGGTCAACCAGGGCACGGCCCAGGAGATCAGGGATCAGCTGCCCGGCGTCCAGGAAATCGACCGCACCGGCGTGAACGCCTGGGAGGATGCCGACTTCAGGTCGGCAATCGAAACGACCGGACGACGCAAGGTGGTCATCGCGGGGCTGTGGACCGAGGTCTGCCTGGCATTCCCCACACTGGACATGCTGGCTGAGGGATACGAGGTGTTTCCCGTCGCCGATGCCGTCGGCGGAATCTCCCAGACATCCCACGACCGTGCCTTCGACCGGATGATCGCAGCCGGCGCCCAGCCGGTGACGGCGATTTCCTTCGGCGGGGAGATCATGCGCAACTGGGCGCGCGGTGACTCCGATAACCTGCGGGAAGTCATGAACTGGTATTTTCCGCGCAAACACGAACTCGACCAAGCGGGCAAGTGA
- a CDS encoding AAA family ATPase: protein MPDGPLLGSLGRGGQPCIPGEFGEVNSGAPPPPKRPPFQTTREHRRFTEFADAVRTHRYIGLCWGPPGVGKTLSARHYAGSDDWEQWQSHFPEDLGPVPERVIEARTAFFTPTVSATVREIDRGLPRACQQISYALDYAEHGVVDPYVHRVSRSSGRTELLIIDEADRLKTVGLEQVRDYFDRHNMGVILIGMPRIEKRLARYPQLYSRIGFAHEYRQLTPEELTAVLTRRFDPEREALDDGVDHATAIATIVRIIGGNFRLVDRLLTQIDRVQTVNGLTGLTPEIVDTARQALLIGH from the coding sequence GTGCCAGATGGACCTTTGCTTGGGTCCCTTGGCAGGGGCGGCCAGCCGTGCATCCCCGGCGAGTTCGGCGAGGTCAATAGCGGTGCGCCACCGCCACCCAAGCGGCCGCCCTTCCAAACCACGCGCGAGCACCGCCGATTCACCGAGTTCGCGGACGCCGTCCGCACCCACCGCTACATCGGCCTCTGCTGGGGACCGCCCGGTGTCGGCAAAACGCTCTCTGCCCGGCACTACGCCGGCTCCGACGACTGGGAACAATGGCAATCCCATTTCCCCGAGGACCTCGGCCCCGTACCCGAACGCGTGATCGAGGCCCGCACCGCATTCTTCACCCCCACCGTCTCGGCGACCGTCAGGGAAATCGACCGCGGGCTGCCGCGCGCCTGCCAACAGATTTCCTACGCCCTCGACTACGCCGAACACGGAGTCGTGGACCCCTACGTGCACCGCGTGTCACGCTCCAGCGGGCGCACCGAACTGCTCATCATCGACGAGGCCGACCGCCTGAAGACCGTGGGCCTTGAACAGGTTCGCGACTATTTCGACCGGCACAACATGGGCGTCATCCTCATCGGGATGCCAAGGATCGAGAAACGCCTGGCCCGCTACCCGCAGCTCTACAGCCGCATCGGCTTCGCCCACGAATACCGCCAGCTCACCCCCGAGGAACTCACCGCCGTCCTGACCAGGCGCTTCGACCCGGAACGCGAGGCATTGGATGACGGCGTGGACCATGCGACAGCCATCGCGACCATCGTCAGGATCATCGGTGGCAACTTCCGTCTCGTGGACCGGTTACTGACCCAGATCGACCGCGTGCAAACGGTCAACGGCCTCACCGGGCTCACGCCCGAGATTGTCGACACCGCGCGGCAGGCCCTGCTGATCGGCCATTAA
- a CDS encoding 3' terminal RNA ribose 2'-O-methyltransferase Hen1, whose amino-acid sequence MLITITLEPENDSQLDATALSHLLRKHPGRLQTFELSVGNAHVFYPEYSPERTTAALLLEVDAVGLVRNKRFRGDNGALDYYINDRPFTASSLLAVAMGKVLRSAMTETSEAHPELVGTPLPLRLEVPVISTRGNDGKDLVRRLFAPLGWAIEQTPIALDDAYPLWEDSRYSSLVLTGTVPLNLALRQLYVLLPVLDDSKHYWVNDDEAEKLVRHGEGWLPDHPERALISHRYLAHQKDLVEAAEARIAAAAPVPTVDPAEPAEARGSTAPPLRVQRAEAVIAALKDCGAHHVVDVGSGPGALLRRLQKDSFFTRILGTDVSAHSLEQAAKMLNLDELADADKDRIKLLHSSAVYRDERIAGFDAVVLMEVVEHIEPSRLPALEDSIFAGAAPRSVIVTTPNSEFNRLYPALAAGTMRHEDHRFEWTRAEFAGWADAVAARHGYGVEYRPVGEESASAGPATQMAIFRKVGA is encoded by the coding sequence TTGCTGATCACCATCACTCTCGAGCCGGAGAATGACTCCCAACTCGACGCCACCGCGCTCTCCCACCTTCTGCGAAAACATCCCGGACGCCTGCAAACCTTCGAGCTTTCGGTCGGCAATGCCCATGTGTTCTATCCGGAGTACTCGCCGGAACGCACCACTGCGGCGCTCTTGCTGGAGGTGGACGCCGTTGGCCTGGTCCGCAACAAGCGATTCCGAGGCGACAACGGGGCATTGGACTACTACATCAATGACCGGCCGTTCACGGCGTCCAGCCTGCTGGCCGTGGCCATGGGCAAGGTGCTACGAAGCGCCATGACCGAAACCAGCGAAGCCCACCCGGAACTCGTCGGAACACCGTTGCCGCTCCGCCTCGAGGTGCCGGTGATTTCCACCCGCGGCAACGACGGCAAGGACCTGGTGCGGCGACTGTTCGCCCCGCTGGGATGGGCAATCGAGCAGACGCCCATCGCACTGGATGATGCCTATCCGTTGTGGGAGGATTCCCGCTACAGCAGCCTGGTGCTCACCGGCACGGTGCCCTTGAATCTGGCCCTGCGCCAGCTCTATGTTTTGCTGCCGGTGCTCGATGACAGCAAGCATTACTGGGTCAACGACGACGAGGCCGAGAAGCTGGTGCGTCACGGTGAGGGCTGGCTGCCGGATCACCCGGAGCGCGCCCTGATCTCACACCGGTACCTTGCACACCAAAAGGACCTGGTGGAAGCTGCCGAGGCCAGGATCGCCGCGGCAGCGCCAGTCCCCACAGTGGATCCTGCTGAGCCTGCCGAAGCCCGGGGGAGTACGGCGCCACCGCTGCGGGTGCAACGCGCGGAGGCGGTCATCGCCGCACTTAAGGACTGCGGCGCGCACCATGTCGTCGACGTGGGTTCGGGACCCGGCGCCCTGCTGCGCCGGCTGCAGAAGGACAGCTTCTTCACCAGGATCCTCGGCACAGATGTGTCCGCCCACTCGCTGGAACAGGCCGCCAAAATGCTGAACCTGGACGAGCTCGCCGACGCGGACAAGGACCGGATCAAGCTGCTGCACAGCTCGGCAGTCTACCGCGACGAGCGGATCGCGGGCTTCGACGCCGTGGTGCTGATGGAGGTCGTCGAACACATCGAGCCGAGCCGGCTGCCGGCGTTGGAAGACTCCATCTTCGCCGGGGCGGCACCACGCAGCGTGATCGTGACGACCCCGAATTCCGAGTTCAACCGGCTGTACCCCGCGCTGGCCGCCGGAACCATGCGGCATGAAGACCACCGCTTCGAATGGACCCGGGCCGAGTTCGCTGGGTGGGCGGATGCGGTGGCCGCGCGACATGGCTACGGTGTGGAGTACCGCCCGGTGGGCGAAGAATCAGCGAGCGCCGGTCCGGCCACCCAGATGGCGATCTTCCGAAAGGTCGGAGCATGA
- a CDS encoding DUF937 domain-containing protein, protein MVNLNDLLDLLPMDQIAGKLGVDTDTARATVATALPSLVAGMQNNAASPEGAEALQSAIAQHDAALVEGGVDLEAVDTDDGQKIVDHVLGDNQAVLAAQLNGATPEGFDLGGLVQKALPMLAPVVMSFLAKNASSSGNGGEFDIGGVLGGLLGGNQQQAQGDGGIDIGGMLGGLLGGGDQQQGQQGGGTDIGGMLGGLFGKK, encoded by the coding sequence ATGGTTAACCTCAACGACCTGCTGGACCTTTTGCCAATGGATCAGATCGCCGGAAAGCTAGGCGTCGATACCGACACCGCCCGCGCCACCGTCGCCACCGCTCTTCCCTCGCTGGTGGCCGGCATGCAGAACAATGCGGCCTCGCCGGAGGGTGCCGAAGCCCTGCAGTCCGCCATTGCCCAGCACGACGCCGCGCTGGTCGAGGGCGGCGTCGACCTCGAGGCGGTGGACACCGACGATGGCCAGAAGATCGTGGACCACGTGCTCGGGGACAACCAGGCGGTCCTTGCAGCGCAGCTCAACGGCGCCACCCCGGAAGGATTCGATCTTGGCGGCCTGGTACAGAAGGCGCTGCCGATGCTCGCACCGGTGGTCATGAGCTTCCTGGCGAAGAACGCTTCTTCGTCCGGCAACGGCGGCGAATTCGATATCGGCGGCGTGCTCGGCGGGCTGTTGGGCGGCAACCAACAGCAGGCACAGGGTGATGGCGGGATCGACATCGGCGGCATGCTCGGAGGCCTCCTCGGTGGTGGTGACCAGCAGCAGGGCCAACAGGGCGGCGGAACCGACATCGGCGGCATGCTCGGCGGGCTCTTCGGCAAGAAGTAG
- a CDS encoding TMEM175 family protein has protein sequence MPTSRLEAFSDGVLAIIITIMVLELQIPEGHDLGALISTAGSGLLTYLLSFVYIGIYWNNHHHMFQATEHVTGGVLWANLHLLFWLSLLPFTTAWMDESGLARIPVVTYGINLLAAAIAYIIVQATIIRDQGPDSSLKQAVGKDRKGKISMLLYLAGVGSALLGGEQNKTWAYIGVAFFVAGAILWLVPDRRIERNISAGHGTRQP, from the coding sequence ATGCCTACCAGCCGCTTGGAAGCGTTCAGCGACGGCGTCTTGGCCATCATCATCACGATCATGGTCCTCGAACTGCAGATCCCCGAGGGACACGACCTCGGCGCACTCATCTCGACTGCCGGCTCCGGCCTGCTGACCTACCTGCTGAGCTTCGTATATATCGGCATCTACTGGAACAACCACCACCACATGTTCCAGGCCACCGAGCACGTCACCGGTGGAGTCCTCTGGGCCAACCTCCACCTGTTGTTCTGGCTTTCCCTCCTGCCGTTCACCACCGCCTGGATGGACGAGAGCGGACTCGCGCGGATCCCCGTCGTAACCTACGGCATCAACCTCCTAGCCGCGGCGATCGCATACATCATCGTGCAGGCCACGATCATTCGCGACCAAGGCCCCGACTCGTCGCTCAAGCAAGCAGTCGGCAAGGACCGCAAGGGCAAGATCTCCATGCTGCTCTATCTGGCCGGTGTAGGCAGTGCACTTCTGGGAGGCGAGCAGAACAAGACCTGGGCCTACATCGGCGTCGCGTTCTTCGTCGCCGGTGCAATCCTCTGGCTGGTCCCCGACCGGCGGATCGAACGCAACATCAGCGCAGGACACGGAACCCGGCAACCTTGA
- a CDS encoding polynucleotide kinase-phosphatase, whose amino-acid sequence MNEIRIPEAGLVLLVGVSGSGKSSFAAKHFGGFEVLSSDMFRGLVGNDPSDQSVTPAAFEALNFVAAKRLEAGLLTVVDATNVQQSAREKLVEVARAQDSLVSAIVLDLPVRVCLDRNAVRGGGAVAPAVIDRQHRQLKKSLRSMRREGFARVHVLSTQDEIEHAVIHRHKLLNDFRDQHGPFDVIGDIHGCLDELLMLLGSLGYEVTRDASGRAVDAEHPEGRRVVFVGDLVDRGPDSPGVLRLAMGMVGNGHALAVPGNHEEKLVRALRGRKITLAHGLDKTLEQLTGQEEGFGRKVADFCDSLVSHLVLDEGKLVIAHAGLIEKYHGRASRRVRAFALYGQVTGEVDEYGMPVRYPWANEYRGYAAVLYGHTPVTEVAWINNTACLDTGCVFGGALSAMRYPEREVVQVQALAQYCEPGRPLESPRGPEREPRVLSMGDVSGVQFLKAEGLGTVKINEAQAAGALETMSRFAIDPRWLRYLPPTMSPAESSSRPGYLEHPQEAFEYFRRQGVTQLVCEEKHMGSRAVMLLSRDPIQFDAPDGWLGALHTRTSRQFLEAEHEGLVLKQAHEAVERAGLWDELGSDWLMLDGELMPWSLKAESLIKDTYASVAASAIAATDASVAVLERAAGNGIDVEEVLSRTRTRQTNARAFRESYRRYVGSADDMRFAAFQVLAAEGQSFETRDHGWHLGISDRLAAAGPELFASTRNLRVDLSLDADVETAVRWWEELTAAGSEGMVVKPWENLTRSKRGWVQPGIKVRGREYLRLIYGPDYLEESNLERLRQRATDRKRNRALHEYILGLQALRLTSAGAPLWKVHQMVFGVLALESEPLDPRL is encoded by the coding sequence ATGAACGAAATAAGGATTCCCGAGGCCGGCCTGGTGTTGCTGGTCGGCGTTTCCGGGTCGGGCAAGTCAAGCTTCGCGGCGAAGCACTTCGGTGGGTTCGAGGTGCTCTCCAGCGACATGTTCCGCGGGCTGGTCGGCAACGACCCGAGCGATCAGTCGGTGACCCCTGCGGCCTTCGAGGCGCTGAACTTCGTTGCCGCCAAGCGCCTTGAGGCAGGCCTGCTAACCGTCGTGGATGCCACGAACGTCCAGCAATCCGCCCGGGAGAAACTGGTGGAGGTGGCCAGGGCACAGGACTCGCTGGTTTCGGCCATCGTCCTGGATCTCCCTGTCAGGGTCTGCCTGGACCGCAACGCGGTGCGTGGCGGGGGAGCCGTAGCGCCGGCGGTGATCGACCGCCAACACCGGCAGCTGAAGAAGTCGCTGCGCTCAATGCGCCGGGAGGGCTTTGCCCGGGTGCACGTGCTTTCCACGCAGGATGAGATTGAGCATGCGGTGATTCACCGCCACAAGCTGCTCAACGACTTCCGCGACCAGCACGGGCCGTTCGACGTGATCGGGGACATCCACGGCTGCCTGGATGAGTTGCTGATGCTGCTCGGGTCCCTGGGATATGAAGTGACGCGTGACGCTTCCGGCCGTGCCGTGGACGCCGAACACCCCGAGGGGAGACGGGTCGTCTTCGTGGGCGACCTGGTCGACCGCGGACCCGACTCGCCGGGTGTGCTGCGGCTAGCCATGGGAATGGTCGGCAACGGCCACGCCCTGGCCGTGCCCGGCAACCACGAGGAAAAGCTGGTGCGAGCGCTGCGCGGGCGCAAGATCACGCTGGCCCACGGGCTGGACAAGACGCTGGAACAGCTGACCGGCCAAGAGGAGGGCTTTGGCCGCAAGGTCGCGGACTTCTGCGACTCGCTGGTTTCCCACCTGGTCCTGGACGAGGGCAAGCTGGTGATCGCCCATGCCGGGCTGATCGAGAAGTACCACGGCCGTGCCTCCAGACGGGTGCGGGCCTTTGCCCTCTATGGGCAGGTGACCGGCGAGGTCGACGAGTACGGCATGCCGGTGCGCTACCCGTGGGCCAACGAGTACCGCGGGTATGCGGCGGTGCTCTACGGCCACACGCCGGTCACCGAGGTGGCGTGGATCAACAACACCGCCTGCCTTGATACCGGCTGCGTGTTCGGGGGAGCGCTCAGTGCCATGCGCTATCCCGAACGCGAGGTCGTCCAGGTCCAGGCGTTGGCGCAGTACTGCGAGCCGGGAAGGCCGCTGGAGTCGCCGCGCGGCCCGGAACGCGAACCAAGGGTGCTGTCCATGGGGGACGTCTCCGGTGTGCAGTTCTTGAAGGCCGAGGGTCTGGGCACCGTGAAGATCAACGAGGCCCAGGCCGCGGGCGCGCTGGAAACGATGAGCCGGTTTGCCATCGACCCGCGGTGGTTGCGCTACCTTCCGCCAACCATGTCCCCGGCCGAATCCTCGTCGCGACCCGGCTACCTGGAACACCCGCAGGAGGCGTTCGAGTACTTCAGGCGCCAGGGTGTCACGCAGCTGGTCTGCGAGGAGAAGCACATGGGTTCGCGCGCGGTCATGCTGCTGTCCCGCGATCCCATTCAATTCGATGCGCCCGACGGTTGGCTGGGTGCGCTGCACACCCGTACCAGTCGCCAGTTCCTCGAAGCCGAGCACGAGGGACTGGTGCTGAAACAGGCCCACGAGGCCGTGGAACGTGCCGGACTGTGGGACGAGTTGGGCAGCGACTGGTTGATGCTCGATGGCGAGCTGATGCCGTGGTCGCTGAAGGCCGAGTCGCTGATCAAGGACACCTATGCCTCGGTGGCCGCTTCCGCCATTGCCGCGACGGATGCTTCCGTGGCGGTGCTCGAAAGGGCGGCGGGCAACGGCATCGACGTCGAGGAGGTGCTTTCGCGCACCCGGACCCGCCAGACGAACGCGCGGGCCTTCCGGGAATCCTACCGGCGATATGTCGGCTCGGCCGACGACATGCGATTTGCGGCCTTCCAGGTGCTCGCCGCCGAGGGACAAAGCTTTGAGACCCGGGACCACGGGTGGCACCTGGGGATCAGCGACCGGCTCGCCGCGGCGGGGCCCGAGCTGTTCGCCAGCACCCGGAACCTGCGAGTGGACCTGAGTCTGGACGCGGACGTGGAGACCGCGGTGCGCTGGTGGGAGGAGCTGACAGCAGCCGGGTCGGAAGGCATGGTGGTCAAGCCCTGGGAGAACCTCACCCGGTCGAAGCGCGGCTGGGTGCAGCCGGGCATCAAGGTCCGCGGCAGGGAGTACCTGCGGTTGATCTATGGGCCAGACTACCTGGAGGAATCGAACCTCGAACGCCTGCGCCAGCGTGCCACGGACAGGAAGCGCAACCGTGCCCTGCACGAGTACATCCTGGGACTTCAGGCCCTGCGGCTGACGTCTGCGGGAGCGCCGCTGTGGAAGGTCCACCAGATGGTATTCGGAGTCCTTGCTTTGGAATCCGAGCCGCTGGATCCGCGGTTGTAG
- a CDS encoding helix-turn-helix domain-containing protein produces the protein MGSEFQRELIIANTRDGLAAARARGRTGGRRPKLTFARARHAQQLYDAGNHTVQRIADLFQVPRSTIYGHLDKTSIGRRATGGAPDPA, from the coding sequence GTGGGATCCGAATTTCAACGCGAACTAATCATCGCCAACACCCGCGATGGACTTGCGGCCGCCCGCGCCCGGGGACGAACCGGAGGACGACGCCCGAAACTCACCTTCGCCCGGGCCCGCCATGCCCAACAGCTCTACGACGCAGGGAACCACACCGTCCAGCGCATCGCCGATCTGTTTCAGGTCCCGCGCTCCACGATCTACGGCCATCTCGACAAAACAAGCATCGGACGGCGAGCCACTGGCGGCGCCCCTGACCCGGCGTAA
- a CDS encoding isocitrate lyase/PEP mutase family protein has protein sequence MTTFLELHHADAPLVLPNAWDVGSALAFAAAGFPAIGSTSFGIAASAGLPDGDRSSKAATTALVAQLVRLPVHITADIEDGYSDDPAEVAEFVAELAALGVAGVNIEDSRSGRLVDPAAVASKVASIKLRTPGMFVNARVDNFWFAEQPTVDAVLRRAQAYAYAGADGIFVPGVTSEEDIRDITAGIGLPVNMLAHPSLTVVELGNLGAGV, from the coding sequence ATGACCACGTTTCTTGAACTTCACCACGCTGATGCACCGTTGGTGCTGCCCAACGCGTGGGATGTCGGTTCGGCCCTGGCATTTGCGGCGGCCGGATTCCCTGCCATCGGCAGCACCAGCTTTGGCATAGCTGCCAGCGCCGGCCTGCCTGACGGTGACAGATCCAGCAAGGCGGCAACCACCGCCCTCGTGGCGCAGCTGGTCCGCTTGCCTGTGCACATTACGGCGGACATCGAGGACGGCTACTCGGACGACCCGGCGGAGGTTGCTGAATTTGTGGCCGAATTGGCCGCTCTCGGCGTGGCCGGAGTCAACATCGAAGACAGCAGATCCGGGCGTCTGGTGGATCCAGCAGCTGTTGCTTCAAAGGTCGCCTCGATCAAGCTGCGGACTCCGGGCATGTTCGTTAATGCCCGGGTAGACAATTTTTGGTTTGCCGAACAGCCCACGGTGGACGCCGTCCTGCGTCGCGCCCAGGCCTATGCCTATGCCGGGGCCGACGGGATCTTTGTTCCCGGGGTTACGTCCGAGGAGGACATCCGGGACATCACCGCAGGAATCGGGCTGCCGGTCAACATGTTGGCTCATCCTTCATTGACCGTTGTCGAGCTAGGGAATCTGGGGGCCGGCGTGTAA
- a CDS encoding bifunctional riboflavin kinase/FAD synthetase — MHYWKGLEAVPPGIGPSVVTIGNFDGVHRGHREVLAAVVAEARKRNAKAMAISFDPHPAQVHRPDEAPELIMGIADRIETLADEGIDGLLMIRYTLEFAQATAEEFVAKVIVGALGACTVVVGHDVRFGRDNGGDFAKMCELGDQYGFEVIGIDDIGEHRRWSSTWVREALNRGEVAVAAQILGRPHRMRGEVVHGAARGRDLGFPTANLDSAATGIIPADGVYAGWLVDEAQVRWPAAISVGSNPTFEGVSRQVEAHVIDRPEEGVEDFDLYGQQVVVEFVEHLRPMVAYRGIEALIEQMREDVQRTRTVLIHA, encoded by the coding sequence GTGCACTATTGGAAAGGCCTTGAAGCCGTACCACCCGGCATCGGCCCGTCGGTAGTGACAATCGGCAACTTCGACGGCGTGCACCGCGGACACCGCGAGGTGCTTGCGGCCGTGGTTGCCGAAGCCCGCAAACGCAACGCCAAGGCCATGGCCATCAGCTTTGACCCGCACCCGGCACAGGTGCACCGCCCGGACGAGGCGCCCGAACTGATCATGGGCATCGCCGACCGCATCGAGACCCTTGCCGACGAGGGCATCGACGGCCTGCTGATGATCCGCTACACCCTCGAGTTCGCGCAGGCCACGGCCGAGGAATTCGTTGCCAAGGTGATTGTCGGCGCGCTCGGTGCCTGCACGGTGGTCGTCGGCCACGATGTGCGCTTCGGCCGCGACAACGGGGGCGACTTCGCCAAGATGTGCGAGCTCGGCGATCAGTACGGCTTTGAGGTCATCGGCATCGACGACATCGGCGAACACCGCCGCTGGTCGTCGACCTGGGTGCGCGAGGCACTGAACCGCGGCGAGGTTGCCGTCGCCGCCCAGATCCTGGGACGCCCGCACCGCATGCGCGGAGAAGTGGTGCACGGCGCCGCCCGCGGCCGCGACTTGGGCTTCCCGACCGCAAACCTGGACTCCGCAGCGACCGGTATCATTCCCGCCGATGGCGTGTACGCCGGATGGCTTGTCGACGAGGCACAGGTCCGCTGGCCCGCCGCTATCTCCGTCGGCTCCAACCCGACCTTCGAGGGCGTGAGCCGCCAGGTGGAGGCGCACGTGATCGACCGCCCCGAAGAGGGCGTGGAGGACTTTGACCTGTACGGCCAGCAGGTCGTCGTTGAATTCGTTGAACACCTGCGTCCCATGGTTGCCTACCGCGGGATTGAAGCACTGATCGAACAGATGCGTGAGGATGTCCAGCGCACCCGTACGGTCCTGATTCATGCCTGA